Proteins from one Mycobacterium sp. SMC-2 genomic window:
- a CDS encoding TetR/AcrR family transcriptional regulator — protein MSARERLIASAIALIRTAGVAGASVSALLDHSGLARRTLYLNFPGGKPELVEAATDAAGAELTAAIQDCMHDDDPARAVAAFLQMWEAMLADSDYTAGCPIVAATLGRAEAPAAADAAAAAFSRWEGLLAQLLREAGVERSAAADLATTAVAAVEGAVIMSVAQRSPTPLRRVRRVLTAQFAVG, from the coding sequence ATGTCTGCACGGGAGCGGTTGATTGCCAGCGCAATTGCGCTCATTCGGACCGCCGGGGTCGCCGGCGCGAGCGTGTCGGCGCTGCTCGACCACTCCGGCCTGGCACGCCGAACGCTCTATCTGAACTTCCCCGGCGGGAAACCAGAACTTGTCGAGGCGGCAACCGACGCCGCCGGCGCCGAGCTCACCGCCGCCATCCAGGACTGCATGCACGACGACGATCCCGCGCGGGCGGTGGCCGCCTTCCTGCAGATGTGGGAAGCGATGCTGGCCGACAGTGACTACACGGCGGGCTGCCCGATCGTCGCGGCGACGTTGGGCCGCGCGGAGGCGCCTGCCGCTGCCGACGCGGCGGCAGCGGCTTTCAGCAGGTGGGAGGGCCTGCTGGCGCAGCTGCTCCGCGAAGCCGGCGTGGAGCGATCGGCGGCCGCCGATCTGGCCACCACCGCGGTTGCCGCCGTAGAGGGTGCGGTCATCATGTCGGTGGCGCAACGGTCGCCGACCCCGCTGCGGCGGGTGCGGCGTGTGCTCACCGCCCAATTTGCCGTAGGTTGA
- a CDS encoding PPOX class F420-dependent oxidoreductase, with translation MTPTFADLAKAQYILLTTFTKDGKPKPTPVWAAADQDRLLVMTQEKSWKVKRIRNTSRVTLATCTMQGRPTSETVEGAAAILDTSQTAAVYHAIGQRYGIVGKVFNFVSKLRGGMENNVGLELRVAKG, from the coding sequence GTGACGCCCACCTTCGCCGATCTCGCCAAGGCGCAATACATCCTGCTGACCACCTTCACCAAGGACGGCAAACCCAAGCCGACACCGGTGTGGGCGGCCGCCGACCAGGATCGGCTGCTGGTCATGACCCAGGAAAAGTCATGGAAGGTCAAGCGGATCCGCAACACTTCGCGGGTCACGCTGGCCACCTGCACCATGCAGGGCCGGCCGACCAGCGAGACCGTGGAAGGCGCCGCCGCCATCCTCGACACATCGCAGACGGCCGCCGTCTACCACGCGATCGGACAGCGTTACGGCATCGTGGGCAAGGTGTTCAACTTCGTCAGCAAGCTGCGCGGCGGCATGGAGAACAACGTCGGTCTCGAGCTCAGGGTGGCGAAGGGGTAA
- the cobN gene encoding cobaltochelatase subunit CobN has product MAEPTILLLSTSDTDLISARSCGKNYRWANPSRLDESELPDLLADTSIVVVRILGGYRAWQGGIDTVLASGVPTVLVSGEQAADAELTGLSTLAAGIAVQAHIYLAHGGVENLRQLHAFLSDTVLMTGFGFSPPVVTPTWGELERPNACDIDGPTIAVLYYRAQQLAGNTGYVEALCRAIEDTGGRPLPVYCASLRTAEPELLQRLGDADAMVVTVLAAGGLKPATVSAGGDDDSWNVEHLAALDIPILQGLCLTSSRAQWSENDDGLSPLDVASQVAVPEFDGRIITVPFSFKEIDDDGLISYVADPERCARVAGLAVRHARLRHIGPTDKRVALVFSAYPTKHARIGNAVGLDTPASAVALLRAMRERGYQVGELPGVDANDGDALIHALIERGGQDPDWLTEGQLTGNPIRLSAKEYRDWFATLPAELRDEVIRHWGPPPGDLFVDRTGDPDGEIVIAALQADNLVLMVQPPRGFGENPVAIYHDPALPPSHHYLAAYHWLDTGFGSHAVVHLGKHGNLEWLPGKTLGMSAACGSDAALGNLPLIYPFLVNDPGEGTQAKRRAHAVLVDHLIPPMARAETYGDIARLEQLLDEHANVAALDPGKLPAIRQQIWTLIRAAKMDHDLGLTERPPEDSFDDMLLHVDGWLCEIKDVQIRDGLHILGQKPPREAELDLVLAILRARQLFGGEHVLPGLRQALGLAEDGTDERATVDSAEAAARELVAALQASGWDPDAAERITDNPEVAAVLRFAATEVVPRLAGTAAEIEQVLNALDGRFIPAGPSGSPLRGLVNVLPTGRNFYSVDPKAVPSRLAWEAGVALADSLLARYRNDHGRWPQSVGLSVWGTSAMRTAGDDIAEVLALLGVRPVWDDASRRVVDLAPIPLAELGRPRIDVTVRISGFFRDAFPHVVTMLDDAVRLVAGLDEPAEDNYVRAHAQADLAQHGDQRRSTTRIFGSKPGTYGAGLLQLIDSRNWRDDADLAQVYTAWGGFAYGRDLDGREAVDDMNRQYRRIAVAAKNTDTREHDIADSDDYFQYHGGMVATVRALTGQAPAAYIGDNTRPDAIRTRTLSEETTRVFRARVVNPRWMAAMRRHGYKGAFEMAATVDYLFGYDATANVLADWMYEQLTQSYVLDPENRKFMAESNPWALHGMAERLLEAAGRGMWEQPEAETLSRLRQALLETEGDLEG; this is encoded by the coding sequence GTGGCTGAGCCGACCATTCTGTTGCTGTCGACGTCCGATACGGACCTGATCAGCGCCCGTTCCTGCGGGAAGAACTATCGGTGGGCCAACCCGTCGCGCCTGGACGAGAGCGAGTTGCCGGACCTGCTGGCCGACACCTCGATCGTGGTGGTCCGCATCCTCGGCGGATACCGCGCCTGGCAGGGCGGCATCGACACGGTGCTCGCCAGCGGTGTGCCGACGGTGTTGGTCAGCGGCGAGCAGGCCGCCGACGCCGAGCTGACCGGCCTGTCCACGCTCGCCGCCGGCATCGCGGTGCAGGCGCACATCTACCTGGCGCACGGCGGCGTGGAAAACCTGCGCCAGCTGCACGCGTTCCTGTCCGACACTGTGCTGATGACGGGGTTCGGGTTCAGCCCGCCCGTCGTCACACCGACCTGGGGCGAGCTGGAGCGGCCAAACGCCTGCGACATTGACGGTCCCACGATCGCCGTCCTGTACTACCGCGCACAGCAGCTGGCCGGCAACACCGGCTACGTCGAGGCGCTGTGCCGGGCCATCGAGGACACCGGCGGGCGGCCGCTGCCGGTCTACTGCGCGTCGCTGCGCACCGCCGAACCCGAACTGCTGCAACGACTGGGCGACGCCGACGCCATGGTGGTCACCGTGCTGGCCGCAGGCGGACTGAAGCCGGCCACGGTGTCCGCCGGCGGCGATGACGACAGCTGGAACGTCGAACACCTGGCGGCCCTGGACATTCCGATCCTGCAAGGGTTGTGCCTGACCAGCTCCCGGGCCCAGTGGAGCGAAAACGACGACGGGCTCAGCCCGCTCGACGTGGCCAGCCAGGTCGCAGTGCCCGAGTTCGACGGCCGCATCATTACGGTCCCGTTCTCTTTCAAAGAGATCGACGACGACGGGCTGATCTCCTATGTCGCCGACCCGGAACGGTGCGCGCGCGTCGCGGGCCTGGCGGTCCGGCACGCGCGGCTGCGCCATATCGGCCCGACCGACAAGCGGGTCGCCCTGGTGTTTTCGGCCTATCCGACCAAGCACGCCCGGATCGGAAACGCGGTGGGCCTGGACACGCCCGCCAGCGCGGTGGCGCTGCTGCGGGCGATGCGCGAGCGCGGGTACCAGGTGGGCGAGCTTCCCGGGGTGGATGCCAACGACGGTGACGCCCTCATCCACGCGTTGATCGAGCGCGGCGGCCAGGACCCCGACTGGCTCACCGAAGGACAACTGACCGGCAATCCGATCCGGTTGTCCGCCAAGGAGTATCGCGACTGGTTCGCCACGCTGCCCGCCGAGCTCAGGGACGAGGTGATACGGCATTGGGGCCCTCCGCCCGGCGACCTCTTCGTGGACCGCACAGGCGATCCCGACGGTGAAATCGTCATCGCCGCACTGCAAGCGGACAACCTGGTGTTGATGGTGCAGCCGCCTCGCGGTTTCGGGGAGAACCCGGTGGCGATCTACCACGACCCTGCCCTGCCGCCCAGCCACCACTACCTGGCCGCCTACCACTGGCTGGACACCGGATTCGGCTCACACGCCGTGGTGCACCTGGGCAAGCACGGCAACCTGGAATGGCTGCCCGGAAAGACTCTAGGCATGTCGGCGGCCTGCGGATCCGACGCCGCGCTGGGCAACCTGCCTCTGATTTACCCCTTCCTGGTCAACGATCCCGGCGAGGGCACCCAGGCCAAGCGCCGGGCGCACGCCGTGCTCGTCGACCACCTCATCCCGCCGATGGCCCGCGCCGAAACCTACGGCGACATCGCGCGTCTCGAGCAGCTGCTCGACGAACATGCCAACGTCGCCGCGCTCGATCCCGGCAAGCTGCCCGCCATCCGCCAACAGATCTGGACGTTGATCCGGGCCGCCAAGATGGACCACGATCTCGGACTGACCGAGCGGCCCCCGGAGGACTCGTTCGACGACATGCTGCTGCACGTGGACGGCTGGCTCTGCGAGATCAAGGACGTACAAATTCGCGACGGCCTGCACATACTGGGCCAAAAGCCCCCGAGGGAAGCCGAACTCGACCTCGTGCTGGCAATCCTGCGGGCCCGCCAACTTTTCGGCGGAGAGCACGTGCTGCCGGGCCTGCGACAGGCGCTGGGGCTGGCCGAGGACGGCACCGACGAACGGGCGACCGTCGACTCGGCCGAGGCCGCCGCCCGCGAGCTCGTCGCGGCGCTGCAGGCCAGCGGCTGGGATCCCGATGCTGCCGAACGCATCACCGACAATCCCGAGGTGGCGGCGGTGCTGCGGTTCGCGGCCACCGAAGTGGTGCCCAGGCTGGCCGGCACCGCGGCCGAGATCGAGCAGGTGCTCAACGCGCTGGACGGCCGCTTCATCCCGGCCGGCCCGTCGGGATCACCGCTGCGCGGCCTGGTGAACGTGCTGCCCACCGGCCGCAACTTCTACTCCGTCGATCCCAAGGCGGTGCCGTCGCGGCTGGCCTGGGAAGCCGGTGTGGCCCTGGCGGATTCGCTGCTTGCCCGCTACCGCAACGATCATGGGCGGTGGCCGCAGTCGGTGGGGCTGTCGGTGTGGGGCACCTCGGCGATGCGCACCGCCGGCGACGACATCGCCGAAGTGCTTGCGCTGCTGGGTGTTCGGCCGGTCTGGGACGACGCGTCGCGGCGTGTCGTCGACCTCGCGCCGATTCCGCTGGCGGAGCTGGGCCGTCCGCGCATCGACGTGACGGTGCGGATCTCGGGGTTCTTCCGCGACGCCTTCCCGCACGTGGTGACCATGCTCGACGACGCGGTGCGGTTGGTCGCCGGCCTCGACGAGCCCGCCGAGGACAACTACGTGCGCGCGCACGCGCAGGCCGACCTGGCTCAGCATGGCGACCAGCGACGCTCCACGACAAGGATTTTCGGTTCCAAGCCGGGCACCTACGGCGCCGGGCTGCTGCAGCTGATCGACAGTCGGAACTGGCGCGACGACGCCGACCTGGCACAGGTGTACACGGCGTGGGGCGGGTTCGCCTACGGCCGCGACCTGGATGGCCGCGAGGCGGTCGACGACATGAACCGCCAGTACCGGCGCATCGCGGTGGCCGCCAAGAACACCGACACCCGCGAACACGACATCGCCGACTCCGACGACTACTTCCAGTACCACGGCGGCATGGTGGCCACGGTCCGGGCGCTGACCGGGCAGGCGCCGGCCGCCTACATCGGGGACAACACCAGGCCCGACGCGATCCGTACCCGCACCCTGTCCGAGGAGACCACGCGGGTGTTTCGCGCCCGCGTCGTCAATCCGCGCTGGATGGCGGCGATGCGCCGACACGGGTACAAGGGCGCGTTCGAAATGGCGGCGACGGTGGACTACCTGTTCGGCTACGACGCCACCGCGAACGTGCTGGCCGACTGGATGTACGAGCAACTCACCCAGAGCTACGTGCTGGATCCCGAGAACCGCAAGTTCATGGCGGAATCCAACCCCTGGGCGTTGCACGGCATGGCCGAACGACTGCTGGAGGCCGCCGGCCGCGGCATGTGGGAACAACCGGAAGCGGAAACGCTCTCTCGCCTGCGTCAGGCGCTGCTGGAAACCGAGGGTGACCTGGAGGGCTAG
- a CDS encoding TetR/AcrR family transcriptional regulator, which yields MSAPRTRRRDKLSPDPTVRRTILAAASATLREQGIQGFSIAAVLDRAALGTRAFYRHFGSKDELVAALFLDMARVEERRLRRRMASATTEVGTVAAWIDGRLDLAFDDNIKSDLRRVSLEAQSQMFVSPKLIQPAYTQLLAPLSEALQRGLQRGVFSHIDPVGDAQAIHAVVWAAIERQWATGDCDRDGVRERILRFCLGGLGVTEKAIAQV from the coding sequence GTGAGTGCCCCACGCACGCGGCGACGCGACAAGCTGAGTCCCGACCCCACGGTGCGCCGGACGATCCTGGCCGCCGCGTCGGCCACTCTGCGGGAGCAAGGGATCCAAGGGTTCAGCATCGCCGCGGTCCTCGACCGTGCCGCATTGGGCACCCGCGCGTTCTATCGGCATTTCGGCTCCAAGGATGAACTGGTGGCCGCACTCTTCCTGGACATGGCGCGCGTAGAGGAGCGGCGACTGCGACGCCGCATGGCTTCCGCCACCACGGAGGTCGGCACGGTGGCGGCGTGGATCGACGGACGACTAGACCTGGCGTTCGACGACAACATCAAATCCGACCTGCGTCGCGTATCGCTGGAGGCTCAATCGCAGATGTTCGTGTCCCCCAAGCTGATCCAGCCCGCCTACACGCAGTTGCTGGCGCCGCTCAGCGAGGCTTTGCAGCGCGGCCTGCAGCGCGGGGTGTTTTCTCACATCGACCCGGTGGGCGACGCGCAGGCGATCCACGCCGTGGTGTGGGCCGCCATCGAGCGGCAATGGGCGACCGGCGATTGTGACCGCGACGGTGTCCGCGAACGCATCCTGCGTTTCTGCTTGGGCGGCCTGGGCGTGACCGAAAAAGCGATCGCCCAGGTTTAG
- a CDS encoding SDR family NAD(P)-dependent oxidoreductase: protein MDLGFAGSTAVVTGGSKGMGLAIAETLAAEGASVAVMARGQGALDAAVTSLRAAGAPDAVGISVDMADAESIADGFAAISERWGRLNSLVHTIGPGDGYFEQMDDAQWNDAFALGTMSAVRSIRSALPLLRSADWARIVTLSAHSIQRQNPRLVAYTASKAALASITKNLSKSLAQDGILVNCVCPGTIVTASFTEVLKDILAADGLDATNPVDVMTWIDNNFHQPCDLGRAGLPEEVASITAYLASRRNGYVTGATVNVDGGSDFI from the coding sequence ATGGACCTGGGCTTCGCGGGGTCGACGGCCGTGGTCACGGGCGGCAGCAAGGGCATGGGGCTGGCCATCGCCGAAACCCTTGCGGCCGAAGGAGCCAGCGTGGCGGTGATGGCCCGAGGCCAGGGGGCGCTGGATGCCGCGGTGACCTCACTGCGCGCGGCGGGCGCCCCGGATGCCGTCGGGATCAGCGTGGACATGGCCGATGCCGAGTCCATCGCAGACGGCTTCGCCGCGATCTCCGAGCGTTGGGGACGGCTCAACAGCCTTGTCCACACGATAGGACCGGGTGACGGCTATTTCGAGCAGATGGACGACGCACAATGGAACGACGCCTTTGCGCTGGGCACGATGTCGGCCGTGCGATCGATCCGCTCCGCGCTGCCGTTGCTGCGATCGGCGGATTGGGCGCGCATCGTGACGCTGTCCGCGCACTCGATCCAGCGGCAAAACCCGCGCCTCGTCGCCTACACGGCCTCAAAGGCGGCGTTGGCCAGCATCACCAAGAACTTATCCAAAAGCCTTGCCCAAGACGGCATCCTGGTCAATTGCGTGTGCCCCGGGACCATCGTGACTGCCAGCTTCACGGAGGTACTGAAGGACATCCTCGCCGCCGATGGCCTCGACGCCACCAATCCGGTCGATGTGATGACCTGGATCGACAACAACTTTCACCAGCCCTGCGACCTGGGTCGCGCCGGACTTCCCGAAGAGGTCGCCTCCATTACTGCCTATCTGGCGTCGCGGCGAAACGGTTACGTCACGGGCGCCACCGTCAACGTGGACGGCGGGTCGGACTTCATCTGA
- a CDS encoding sulfotransferase has translation MTFDADELEDAARAATGLEDFGSAYYREGLERIVEALNTEADLNDMGRVIQQATISNALIQRLKVEDTYRRHPEIENQVVGGPVFVIGLPRTGTTALSQLVAADPQFRSLRMWESQAPTPPPETATEHSDPRIAQAEAGLKMLDEMFPLMKTLYNSEPTAPTECQDLMGMSFRTFHFDGAVRAPRYLAWLMDCDMRETYTFHRRVLKLLQWHCPPDLWHLKTPVHMFALDALVEAYPNAKFLWSHRDPAKVMGSVCSLIQYVRSWSSDRNDARELGAEQVDSWVEGVRRAMDFRNRNGDKRFVDVSFADLQTDPVRTLQTSYESLGLEFTDATLHSVTQWARGHRPGSRGTHEYDLTDYGLTPEGVRERFADYLAAYDATA, from the coding sequence GTGACGTTCGACGCTGACGAGCTAGAGGACGCTGCCCGAGCGGCAACCGGTCTCGAGGATTTCGGCTCGGCATACTATCGCGAGGGACTGGAGCGGATCGTCGAGGCGCTGAACACCGAGGCGGACCTCAACGACATGGGCCGGGTCATCCAACAGGCCACAATCAGCAACGCCCTGATCCAGCGCCTCAAGGTCGAGGACACCTACCGCCGGCACCCCGAGATCGAGAACCAGGTGGTTGGCGGACCGGTCTTCGTCATCGGATTACCCCGCACCGGCACCACCGCTTTGAGCCAGCTGGTGGCCGCCGACCCTCAGTTCCGGTCTTTGCGCATGTGGGAATCCCAGGCTCCCACCCCGCCGCCGGAGACGGCCACCGAGCACAGCGACCCGCGAATCGCGCAGGCCGAGGCCGGCCTGAAGATGCTCGACGAGATGTTCCCACTGATGAAGACGCTCTACAACTCCGAGCCCACGGCCCCGACCGAATGCCAGGACCTCATGGGAATGAGCTTTCGCACCTTCCACTTCGACGGCGCCGTCCGCGCGCCACGCTACCTGGCGTGGCTGATGGATTGCGACATGCGTGAAACGTACACATTTCACCGGCGGGTGCTGAAGCTCCTGCAATGGCACTGCCCGCCCGATTTGTGGCACCTCAAGACGCCCGTACACATGTTCGCCCTCGACGCGCTCGTCGAGGCATACCCGAACGCCAAATTCCTGTGGAGCCACCGTGATCCGGCCAAGGTGATGGGCTCTGTGTGCAGTCTGATCCAGTACGTGCGGAGCTGGAGCAGCGACCGCAACGACGCCAGGGAGCTTGGCGCCGAGCAGGTCGACAGTTGGGTCGAAGGCGTACGGCGGGCGATGGATTTCCGCAACCGCAACGGCGACAAGCGATTCGTCGACGTCTCCTTCGCCGATCTGCAAACCGATCCCGTGCGCACCTTACAAACCAGCTACGAATCCCTGGGTTTGGAGTTCACCGATGCCACTTTGCATTCGGTCACGCAATGGGCGCGGGGGCACCGTCCCGGGTCACGCGGTACCCACGAATACGATTTGACCGACTACGGCCTGACTCCCGAAGGTGTCCGCGAGCGGTTCGCCGACTACCTCGCCGCCTACGACGCGACCGCCTGA
- the cobG gene encoding precorrin-3B synthase translates to MARMRDTDACPGALQVHRAADGALARIRLPGGMLTAAQLAALARVSSEHGSATLELTARGNVQLRGITEVTAAADAIANAGLLPSATHERVRNIVASPLSGRAGGNVDVRSWVAALDAAICAEPSLVELGGRFWFSVDDGRADVSGLCADVGVHALPDGCALLLAGCDTGVRLAAGEAVETLVTIATRFAITRGTAWRIKELDNIESLQPGAELSLAPFPAVTRPPVGWIDQDDGRVALGAAVPLGVLSARVAEYLAAIEAPLVITPWRSVLVCDLDEAVADVALRVLAPLGLVFDEHSPWLNVSACTGSPGCAHSLADVRADAARALDTDTAVHRHFVGCNRACGSPLAGEVLLATADGYRQLR, encoded by the coding sequence GTGGCCAGGATGCGCGACACCGACGCATGCCCGGGTGCGCTGCAGGTGCACCGGGCGGCCGACGGCGCCCTGGCGCGGATCCGGCTGCCCGGCGGCATGCTCACCGCCGCTCAGCTGGCGGCGCTGGCGCGGGTGTCCAGCGAGCACGGGTCGGCGACGCTGGAGCTCACCGCCCGCGGCAACGTGCAGCTGCGCGGGATCACCGAAGTGACGGCAGCGGCCGACGCGATCGCCAATGCCGGGCTCTTGCCCTCAGCGACACACGAGCGGGTCCGCAACATCGTCGCGTCGCCGCTGTCCGGCCGGGCGGGCGGAAATGTCGACGTGCGGTCGTGGGTCGCCGCGCTGGACGCGGCGATCTGCGCCGAGCCGAGCCTGGTCGAGCTGGGCGGCCGGTTCTGGTTCAGCGTCGACGACGGGCGCGCCGACGTCTCGGGGCTGTGCGCCGACGTGGGCGTGCACGCCCTCCCCGACGGCTGCGCGCTACTGCTTGCCGGATGCGACACCGGTGTCCGGCTGGCGGCCGGTGAGGCGGTCGAGACGCTGGTGACCATCGCGACACGGTTTGCAATTACACGCGGGACCGCTTGGCGCATCAAGGAATTGGACAATATCGAAAGCCTGCAGCCCGGCGCCGAACTCAGCCTCGCCCCGTTTCCCGCGGTCACCAGGCCGCCGGTGGGCTGGATCGACCAGGACGACGGCCGGGTGGCGCTCGGCGCCGCGGTACCGCTGGGGGTGCTGTCCGCGCGCGTCGCGGAGTACCTGGCGGCGATCGAAGCACCCCTGGTGATCACGCCCTGGCGGTCGGTGCTGGTGTGTGATCTCGACGAGGCCGTCGCCGACGTCGCGTTGCGGGTGCTGGCGCCGTTGGGCTTGGTCTTCGACGAACACTCCCCGTGGCTCAACGTCAGCGCCTGCACCGGCAGCCCCGGGTGCGCGCATTCGCTCGCCGATGTGCGGGCCGACGCCGCCCGGGCGCTCGACACGGATACGGCAGTGCATCGTCACTTCGTCGGCTGCAACCGCGCATGCGGGAGCCCCCTTGCCGGCGAGGTGCTGCTGGCGACCGCCGACGGATACCGCCAGCTACGGTAA
- a CDS encoding precorrin-8X methylmutase, protein MLDYVRDAAEIYRQSFATIRAEADLTRFPDDIARVVVRLIHTCGQVDVAEHVAFTDDVVARVGAALRSGAPVLCDSSMVAAGITGARLPAGNEVVSLVADPRAAKLAARRHTTRSAAGVELWADRLPGAVLAIGNAPTALFRLLELVDEGVCPPAGVLGGPVGFVGSAQSKQELIDRPRGMSYLVVQGRRGGSAMAAAAVNAIASDRE, encoded by the coding sequence GTGCTCGACTACGTCCGCGACGCGGCGGAGATCTACCGCCAGTCGTTCGCGACCATCCGCGCCGAAGCCGATCTGACCCGGTTTCCGGACGACATCGCGCGGGTTGTGGTCCGGTTGATCCATACCTGCGGGCAGGTCGACGTCGCCGAGCACGTCGCATTCACCGACGACGTCGTCGCACGCGTCGGCGCCGCCCTGCGCAGCGGCGCCCCGGTGCTGTGCGATTCGTCGATGGTGGCCGCCGGGATCACCGGCGCGCGGTTGCCGGCCGGCAACGAGGTGGTTTCGCTGGTGGCCGATCCGCGCGCCGCCAAACTGGCCGCGCGCCGGCACACCACTCGATCGGCGGCGGGGGTGGAGCTGTGGGCCGACCGGCTGCCCGGAGCCGTGCTGGCGATCGGCAACGCGCCGACCGCCCTGTTCCGGCTGCTCGAGCTGGTCGACGAGGGGGTTTGTCCGCCGGCCGGGGTCCTGGGTGGGCCGGTCGGATTCGTCGGGTCGGCTCAGTCCAAGCAGGAGCTCATCGATCGTCCGCGCGGGATGTCGTATCTGGTGGTGCAGGGACGCCGCGGCGGCAGCGCCATGGCCGCCGCCGCCGTCAACGCGATCGCGAGCGACCGCGAATGA
- a CDS encoding nitroreductase/quinone reductase family protein has product MVDRSIYRDEDRRLTMWSNAADPTTTRRAVRKFRRERLIGRYVANPAVALLGRLGIRTTFATELETTGRKSGVRRRVPVSANFDGAGAWVISQHGRRSGWALNITADPKVRIRQGDRWRSGIARFEPDDDPAKRASTFATSRLLSPVVAATFRALQSDPISVRIDFTD; this is encoded by the coding sequence ATGGTAGACCGATCGATCTACCGAGACGAGGATCGGAGGCTGACGATGTGGAGCAACGCGGCTGACCCCACCACCACCCGGCGGGCCGTCCGGAAGTTTCGCAGGGAGCGCCTCATCGGTCGCTACGTCGCCAATCCCGCCGTGGCATTGCTCGGCCGCCTCGGCATCCGGACGACCTTCGCGACGGAGCTCGAAACGACCGGCCGAAAATCCGGGGTTCGCCGCCGTGTTCCCGTTTCCGCCAACTTCGACGGTGCGGGCGCGTGGGTGATTTCCCAGCACGGGCGACGCTCCGGGTGGGCCCTCAACATCACGGCCGACCCCAAAGTGCGCATCCGGCAAGGCGACCGGTGGCGTTCCGGCATCGCCCGGTTCGAACCCGATGACGACCCAGCGAAGCGGGCCAGCACATTCGCGACGTCGCGGCTGCTGTCGCCAGTCGTCGCGGCGACGTTTCGCGCACTGCAGTCCGACCCGATCAGCGTCCGTATCGACTTCACCGACTGA
- a CDS encoding S9 family peptidase has translation MRTVEYARGRLADVYGDSAQPTVLLWHGMQTDARAAFRPLAGRLADHGAAVVAPDWNSHADDGGRSDLLGSLDFTRERAGHPDAIVLVGWSMGGVAAAALTLRADVPLAHTVCLAGAFMVPDPIFGARVTEQLSPHRVGTPFTLLHGRADGVVPATASREFAAGLRRVGWPVELVEPDADHGTIAGADYDEAADRYVPGTSEAAQRMADEVAGRIAATFRYE, from the coding sequence GTGAGGACAGTGGAATACGCCCGGGGACGCTTGGCCGATGTCTACGGTGACTCGGCGCAGCCCACGGTCTTGTTGTGGCACGGCATGCAGACCGACGCCCGCGCCGCCTTCCGTCCCCTCGCCGGCAGGCTCGCCGACCACGGGGCCGCGGTGGTGGCGCCGGACTGGAACTCCCACGCCGACGACGGCGGGCGCTCGGATCTGTTGGGATCGCTCGACTTCACCCGGGAGCGCGCCGGCCACCCCGACGCCATCGTGCTCGTCGGGTGGTCGATGGGAGGTGTCGCCGCGGCGGCCCTGACCCTCCGCGCCGACGTGCCGTTGGCGCACACGGTTTGCCTGGCGGGCGCTTTCATGGTCCCCGATCCGATTTTCGGTGCACGCGTGACCGAGCAACTCTCGCCGCATCGTGTCGGTACGCCGTTCACGTTGCTGCATGGCCGGGCTGATGGCGTCGTGCCAGCGACGGCCAGCAGGGAGTTCGCCGCCGGCCTCCGGCGGGTCGGCTGGCCGGTCGAGTTGGTGGAGCCGGACGCCGACCACGGAACGATCGCCGGCGCCGACTACGACGAAGCCGCGGATCGCTACGTACCCGGAACCAGCGAGGCGGCGCAGCGCATGGCCGACGAGGTCGCCGGTCGCATCGCGGCGACGTTCCGGTACGAATGA